From Carya illinoinensis cultivar Pawnee chromosome 5, C.illinoinensisPawnee_v1, whole genome shotgun sequence, one genomic window encodes:
- the LOC122310868 gene encoding pentatricopeptide repeat-containing protein At2g17210, with protein sequence MRSPTIPSVSKVPNWLSRIEVSSSDGKWEKVLSQYREMKNSGVRIADPSIFPSILKACSFLSFSRGKSIHAGLIKQGFEWFTSVGNSTLDFYLKCGDLGSSLGVFNQLRSRDSVSWNIMVHGFLVQGSLQEGLQWFLNARVAGFEPNTSTLVLVIQACQRLRAKLEIMKVHGYIIQAGFLTIGSVQNSMLSAYAEDDMESAQRMFDEMCDKDVISWSVMIGGYVRSEEAEIGLQVFLEMVSEVGIELDGIVMVSVLKACTSLGDWIMGTVIHGLVIIRGFGFDLYIGNSLIDMYSKCYDADSAFKVFNEISQRNNVSWNSILSGFVLNKKHLEALSLVYSMVKEGIKADEVTLVNILQACKFFVQPFMCKSVHCVIMRRGYESNELVLNSLIDAYAKCNLVELASELFDGMERRDVVSWSTMIAGFNYCGRTNEAIAVFHQMTLAQEKLNVVTIINLLEACSTSAELRRSKWAHGISIRCGLDAQVAVGTAIVEMYSKCGAIEDSRKAFEQIPKRNVVTWSAMIAAYGMNGFAREALALLTEMKQEGVEPNAVTALSVLSACSHGGLVEEGLYFFSSMVQDHGVEPGLEHYSCMVDMLGRAGKLDIAMDLINKIPEGFEAGASIWGALLSACRSHGNGEIGAGAISHLLELEPWNSAGYFLASNMYASNGLWMNAARMRRLVKEREVRVVAGYSLVHVNNRACRFLAGESSHPQAGEIRSLVDHLHGCMKIDENLPIIECCS encoded by the coding sequence ATGCGCTCCCCAACCATTCCGTCGGTATCAAAGGTCCCTAATTGGCTATCAAGAATCGAAGTGTCATCATCCGATGGGAAATGGGAAAAAGTGCTTTCCCAATATCGTGAAATGAAGAACTCCGGCGTTAGAATAGCTGACCCTTCGATTTTCCCTTCCATTCTTAAAGCATGTTCATTCCTCTCCTTTAGTCGTGGAAAGTCCATCCATGCAGGTCTGATTAAGCAGGGCTTTGAATGGTTCACTTCGGTTGGCAACTCCACCTTGGATTTCTACCTGAAATGCGGAGACCTGGGTTCTTCATTGGGCGTGTTTAACCAGCTGAGGAGCAGAGATTCAGTTTCTTGGAACATAATGGTGCATGGGTTTTTAGTTCAGGGATCTTTACAAGAAGGGTTGCAGTGGTTTTTGAATGCAAGGGTTGCTGGGTTTGAGCCTAATACTTCCACCTTGGTGCTTGTTATACAGGCTTGTCAAAGACTTAGAGCTAAACTTGAGATAATGAAAGTACATGGGTACATAATTCAGGCTGGGTTTCTGACCATTGGTTCAGTTCAGAACTCAATGTTGAGTGCGTATGCGGAGGATGACATGGAGAGTGCGCAGAGAATGTTTGACGAAATGTGTGACAAAGATGTTATCTCTTGGAGCGTGATGATTGGTGGTTATGTTAGAAGTGAGGAAGCTGAGATTGGCTTGCAGGTATTTTTGGAGATGGTATCTGAGGTTGGCATTGAGCTTGACGGTATAGTTATGGTGAGTGTCCTTAAAGCCTGCACTAGTTTGGGGGACTGGATTATGGGAACGGTGATTCACGGGTTAGTGATCATTAGAGGTTTTGGGTTTGATCTGTATATTGGGAATTCTTTAATCGATATGTATTCAAAGTGTTATGATGCTGATTCTGCCTTCAAAGTCTTCAATGAGATATCTCAGAGAAACAACGTCTCATGGAATTCTATTTTGTCTGGATTTGTCCTAAATAAGAAGCATTTGGAAGCTCTATCACTGGTTTATTCGATGGTGAAGGAAGGAATCAAGGCAGATGAGGTGACTCTTGTCAATATTCTTCAGGCATGCAAGTTTTTTGTGCAACCATTTATGTGCAAGTCCGTCCACTGTGTAATAATGCGGCGGGGATATGAATCAAATGAACTGGTCCTAAATTCTCTAATTGATGCTTATGCAAAATGCAATCTTGTTGAGCTGGCGTCGGAACTTTTTGATGGGATGGAGAGAAGAGATGTGGTTTCTTGGAGCACCATGATTGCGGGGTTCAACTATTGTGGCAGAACTAATGAAGCAATAGCTGTTTTCCATCAGATGACACTTGCACAAGAGAAGCTCAATGTTGTTACCATCATCAATCTTCTCGAGGCCTGTTCAACTTCAGCTGAACTGAGAAGGTCGAAGTGGGCTCATGGAATTTCAATTCGATGTGGCTTGGACGCACAAGTGGCAGTTGGGACTGCAATTGTCGAGATGTACTCAAAGTGTGGTGCGATAGAAGACTCAAGGAAGGCCTTTGAACAAATTCCCAAAAGGAATGTTGTTACATGGAGCGCCATGATAGCGGCATATGGCATGAATGGTTTTGCACGTGAAGCCTTAGCTTTGCTCACTGAAATGAAACAAGAGGGAGTGGAGCCAAATGCTGTGACAGCTCTTTCGGTGCTATCTGCTTGTAGTCATGGCGGGTTAGTTGAAGAGGGGCTCTATTTCTTCAGTTCGATGGTTCAAGATCACGGGGTTGAGCCTGGGTTGGAACATTATTCATGCATGGTCGACATGTTGGGTCGGGCGGGAAAACTTGATATTGCAATGGATTTAATCAACAAGATTCCTGAAGGTTTTGAGGCTGGTGCAAGTATTTGGGGGGCACTTTTGAGTGCTTGTAGAAGCCATGGGAACGGTGAGATTGGTGCGGGAGCTATCTCTCATCTTCTTGAGCTGGAGCCATGGAATTCTGCAGGTTATTTTCTTGCATCGAACATGTATGCATCAAATGGATTGTGGATGAATGCGGCGAGGATGCGAAGGTTAGTGAAGGAGAGAGAGGTGAGGGTTGTTGCTGGTTACAGCTTGGTTCATGTTAACAACAGGGCATGCAGATTTTTAGCTGGGGAAAGTTCCCACCCACAAGCCGGTGAAATACGTAGTTTAGTTGACCATCTGCATGGTTGTATGAAGATTGATGAGAATTTACCGATCATTGAATGCTGCAGTTAA